In bacterium, the following proteins share a genomic window:
- a CDS encoding enoyl-CoA hydratase (Catalyzes the reversible hydration of unsaturated fatty acyl-CoA to beta-hydroxyacyl-CoA): MGEFSQVETDGHLTIVTITRPERMNALHPAANRELAETFDDFANDPDQWVAIITGAGDRAFSAGNDLKHQATGGDMSGQPTSGFAGLTARYDLTKPVIAAVNGVAMGGGFEICLACDLIIAAEGAVFALPEPRVGLAALAGGLHRLPRQIPLKQALGMILTGRRVPAAEGQQLGFVNEVVPNGEALAGARRWAEMILECAPISVRGSKQAVHQGLDIADLETAVSGHYDQIREMIKSEDFIEGPRAFAEKRPPAWKGK; this comes from the coding sequence ATGGGCGAATTCAGCCAGGTCGAAACAGACGGACACCTCACGATCGTCACCATCACCCGGCCGGAGCGGATGAATGCATTGCATCCGGCGGCGAATCGGGAGCTGGCCGAGACGTTCGACGATTTCGCCAACGATCCAGATCAATGGGTCGCGATCATCACCGGCGCGGGAGACCGGGCCTTCAGCGCCGGAAACGATCTCAAACACCAGGCAACCGGCGGCGACATGAGCGGGCAACCGACGAGCGGCTTCGCCGGGCTGACCGCGCGCTACGACCTGACCAAGCCGGTGATCGCCGCAGTGAATGGCGTCGCCATGGGCGGCGGCTTCGAGATCTGTCTGGCCTGCGATCTGATCATCGCGGCCGAGGGCGCCGTCTTTGCCCTGCCCGAACCACGGGTCGGCCTGGCCGCCCTGGCCGGAGGGTTGCATCGGCTCCCGCGGCAGATCCCGTTGAAGCAGGCACTCGGCATGATTCTCACCGGACGCCGTGTTCCGGCGGCCGAGGGCCAGCAGCTCGGTTTCGTGAACGAAGTCGTCCCGAACGGCGAGGCGCTGGCCGGCGCCCGTCGCTGGGCGGAAATGATTCTCGAATGCGCCCCCATCTCGGTGCGCGGCAGCAAGCAAGCCGTCCACCAGGGCCTGGACATCGCCGACCTCGAAACGGCCGTCTCGGGCCACTACGACCAGATCCGCGAGATGATCAAGAGCGAGGACTTCATCGAAGGCCCCAGAGCCTTCGCCGAAAAGCGCCCGCCCGCCTGGAAGGGAAAGTAG
- a CDS encoding HAD family hydrolase gives MPIRAVVFDLFDTLVDLSLEGLPTVRLRNQEFPSSLGVLHEIVAEFTDMGFEDFADTLFALDSELRKSRYQQGRELPTLERFERLLPWLPGAEKVPDLAARLTETHMEMLRGQVGFVDHHPEVMEALGDRKLAVCSNFSHSQTAFRVLEEARLRWHFDVVVVSDATGWRKPRPEIFQATLAALGVAPDETLHVGDNLKADVTGAAAAGLRTAWITRRVADPDGSLEAHEGPAPDLILHDLSELPSHLT, from the coding sequence GTGCCGATTCGCGCCGTCGTGTTCGATCTCTTCGATACCCTGGTCGATCTCTCGCTGGAGGGCCTGCCGACGGTGCGGCTGCGCAACCAGGAATTTCCCTCGAGTCTCGGCGTGCTCCACGAGATCGTCGCCGAATTCACGGACATGGGCTTCGAGGATTTCGCCGACACGCTCTTCGCGCTGGATAGCGAGCTGCGTAAGAGCCGCTACCAGCAGGGCCGCGAGCTTCCCACCCTCGAGCGTTTCGAGCGGCTCCTTCCATGGCTACCCGGTGCAGAGAAGGTGCCGGACCTCGCTGCACGGTTGACCGAGACCCACATGGAGATGCTGCGCGGGCAGGTCGGCTTCGTCGACCATCATCCCGAGGTGATGGAGGCGCTCGGCGATCGCAAGCTCGCCGTCTGCTCCAACTTCTCGCATAGCCAGACCGCCTTTCGCGTGCTCGAAGAGGCCCGTTTGCGTTGGCACTTCGACGTCGTCGTGGTTTCCGATGCCACGGGCTGGCGCAAGCCGCGCCCCGAGATCTTCCAGGCAACCCTCGCAGCGCTAGGGGTCGCGCCCGACGAGACCCTCCATGTCGGCGACAACCTGAAGGCCGACGTCACCGGCGCGGCGGCCGCGGGGCTGCGCACCGCCTGGATCACCCGCCGAGTCGCCGACCCGGACGGGTCCCTCGAGGCCCATGAAGGCCCCGCCCCGGATCTCATCCTCCACGATCTCTCGGAACTCCCCTCCCACCTCACCTGA
- a CDS encoding cyclic nucleotide-binding domain-containing protein — protein MTPREARKRQAAIRKLKDAASKALRKGKLDDARDAYEELEKLDPEEGQWPQRLADALRRMDDREGEVRALGRAADRWADGGFLLKAIAACKMVLDLEPEHTRIQERLAELYSSRGIEPKAADAPAAEASGLEPGQPLEEIVLTEVVPTREQLDLELETDSSAVEVLLTSDPHSHDAPAPDGLDASSAGDFDPAALARSEIRRTLPRVPLFSSLDAGGLRLLIDGTERVQLREGEVLFEEGDLGDALYVVAEGAVVPVARSDDGRTKRLAVLEEGTFFGETALLANQPRNARIEALVDSQLLAVDRRILTELLSRDPEVLSTLLGFFRDRLIERLALTSSFFGPLDATARRELLSSFRFLEVEAGGKLIAEGRPAPALFVLLAGEIEAIQRDEQGADTTTLATLKAGHVFGEMSILEEGPAVASCVASRKCWVLALAKRHVAERMALHPEVRAAATALAEQRRAENTTLASQLELV, from the coding sequence ATGACGCCGCGAGAAGCCCGGAAGCGACAGGCTGCGATCCGCAAGCTGAAGGACGCGGCCAGCAAGGCCCTCCGAAAGGGCAAGCTCGACGATGCCCGCGATGCCTACGAAGAGCTCGAGAAGCTCGATCCCGAAGAGGGCCAATGGCCTCAGCGCCTGGCCGATGCGCTGCGCCGCATGGACGACAGGGAAGGCGAGGTACGGGCACTCGGACGTGCGGCCGACCGCTGGGCGGATGGCGGCTTCCTGCTGAAAGCCATCGCCGCTTGCAAGATGGTGCTCGATCTCGAACCGGAGCATACGCGCATCCAGGAGCGGCTGGCCGAGTTGTATTCAAGCCGTGGCATCGAACCGAAAGCCGCAGATGCGCCCGCGGCCGAAGCCTCTGGCCTCGAGCCCGGGCAGCCCCTCGAAGAGATCGTGCTCACGGAAGTCGTCCCGACCCGGGAGCAGCTCGATCTCGAACTCGAAACCGATAGCAGCGCAGTCGAAGTCCTTCTCACATCGGACCCGCATTCGCACGACGCTCCTGCACCCGATGGGTTGGACGCTTCGTCCGCGGGCGATTTCGATCCGGCCGCCCTGGCTCGCTCGGAGATTCGGCGGACGCTGCCGCGCGTGCCGCTCTTCTCATCCCTCGATGCAGGCGGTCTGCGGCTTCTGATCGACGGCACCGAACGGGTACAGTTGCGCGAAGGCGAGGTGCTCTTCGAAGAGGGCGACCTGGGCGACGCCCTCTACGTCGTGGCCGAAGGCGCCGTCGTGCCCGTGGCGCGAAGCGACGATGGGCGAACGAAGCGACTGGCGGTGCTCGAAGAGGGCACCTTCTTTGGCGAGACTGCCCTGCTCGCCAATCAACCGCGAAACGCGCGCATCGAGGCGTTGGTCGACAGCCAACTCCTGGCCGTCGACCGCCGAATCTTGACCGAACTGCTCTCTCGCGATCCCGAAGTCCTCTCGACACTGCTCGGGTTCTTCCGCGATCGTTTGATCGAGCGCCTCGCCCTCACCAGCTCTTTCTTCGGGCCTCTCGACGCGACCGCACGACGGGAACTGCTCTCGAGCTTCCGCTTCCTCGAAGTCGAAGCGGGCGGCAAGTTGATTGCCGAAGGGCGCCCGGCGCCTGCTCTCTTCGTTCTGCTGGCTGGCGAGATCGAAGCCATCCAACGAGACGAACAAGGCGCCGACACCACGACCCTTGCAACGCTTAAGGCGGGGCATGTCTTCGGCGAGATGTCGATCCTCGAAGAAGGACCCGCGGTGGCATCCTGTGTGGCTTCGCGGAAATGCTGGGTGCTCGCCCTGGCCAAGCGGCACGTTGCCGAGCGCATGGCTCTCCACCCTGAAGTCCGAGCCGCGGCAACGGCCCTCGCAGAACAACGACGCGCCGAGAACACCACGCTCGCGAGCCAGCTCGAACTCGTCTGA
- a CDS encoding threonine/serine dehydratase, giving the protein MGDPVPAYRNILRARAVVYRHLQPTPLRHSPGLSERLSADVWVKYENHLPTGAFKVRGGLNMAAQLGAEEKAAGLVTASTGNHGQSVAYAGRAIGTPVTVAAPENANPTKVAAMRALGAEVVLHGKDFDEAREWASEQATKRGARFVGPTDAELIAGVGTYAVEIFDVLPKPDVLIVPVGAGSGVCGCGIVAAARSPETRVVGVQAEAAPAMQRSWQTGTLATASTETVAEGLATRVPFENTQRIMRDAEVGLSDFVLVSDASMETAIRMLLEHTRNLAEHAGAAALAAALEHPALATGKQIVLVLSGGNLAWQELRRILAG; this is encoded by the coding sequence ATGGGAGATCCTGTGCCGGCCTACCGCAACATCCTTCGGGCTCGTGCCGTCGTCTACCGCCATCTGCAGCCGACTCCCTTGCGCCATTCGCCGGGGCTTTCGGAGCGGCTCAGCGCCGATGTCTGGGTGAAGTACGAGAACCACCTGCCCACGGGCGCATTCAAGGTGCGCGGTGGTCTCAACATGGCGGCGCAGTTGGGCGCGGAGGAAAAGGCGGCTGGTCTGGTCACAGCGTCGACCGGGAATCACGGACAATCGGTTGCCTACGCGGGCCGGGCGATAGGGACCCCCGTTACCGTGGCCGCACCGGAGAATGCGAACCCGACCAAGGTGGCGGCGATGAGAGCGCTCGGGGCGGAAGTCGTCCTGCACGGCAAGGATTTCGATGAGGCCCGGGAGTGGGCGAGTGAGCAGGCGACGAAGCGGGGGGCTCGCTTCGTCGGGCCCACGGATGCCGAGCTGATCGCAGGGGTCGGTACCTACGCCGTCGAGATCTTCGATGTGTTGCCGAAACCCGATGTCTTGATCGTGCCGGTTGGAGCGGGGAGTGGCGTCTGTGGCTGCGGAATCGTGGCGGCGGCACGCTCCCCGGAAACCCGCGTCGTCGGTGTGCAAGCCGAGGCGGCTCCCGCCATGCAAAGGAGTTGGCAGACGGGAACCCTCGCGACGGCATCGACGGAGACCGTGGCCGAGGGGCTCGCGACGCGGGTTCCCTTCGAGAACACCCAGCGCATCATGCGCGATGCGGAGGTCGGGCTCTCGGATTTCGTCCTCGTGAGCGACGCGAGCATGGAGACTGCCATCCGCATGTTGCTGGAGCACACACGCAACCTGGCAGAGCACGCGGGCGCTGCGGCACTCGCGGCTGCGCTCGAACATCCTGCGCTGGCGACCGGCAAGCAGATCGTGCTGGTGCTCTCCGGTGGAAACCTGGCCTGGCAAGAGCTGCGCCGCATTTTAGCTGGCTGA
- a CDS encoding ABC transporter ATP-binding protein — MSSAPPVVAEHLHKRFGSMTVVDDLSLTVEEGKVYGFLGPNGAGKTTTIRMFLGLIAPQGGSVKIFGHDIRREFKRAIRCVGAMVEGPAFYPFLTAQKNLQLFGRLSGGIPAGRIEEMLDRVGLSRRADQKVAGFSQGMRQRLGIALAMLEKPRLLVLDEPTNGLDPQGTREIRELLRSIRDDGDTTVFLSSHLLGEMERICDRVAVISQGRMLREGSLDELLGADEGVVELAVEPDRDTEAAEVLKRRFQLEPRRIRHGQLELVVDGRVGASDVNRVLVEEGLAVRGLRSRRRSLEQVFVELTGEASDIQ, encoded by the coding sequence ATGAGTTCTGCCCCGCCGGTCGTTGCTGAGCATCTGCACAAACGCTTTGGATCCATGACGGTGGTCGACGATCTGAGCCTTACGGTGGAAGAGGGCAAGGTCTATGGCTTTCTCGGACCCAACGGAGCAGGCAAGACCACGACGATCCGGATGTTTCTCGGGCTGATCGCGCCGCAGGGCGGCTCGGTGAAGATCTTTGGCCACGACATACGGCGGGAATTCAAGCGCGCGATCCGTTGTGTAGGAGCGATGGTGGAAGGGCCGGCGTTCTATCCTTTCTTGACGGCACAGAAGAATCTCCAGCTCTTCGGGCGCCTGTCCGGGGGCATCCCCGCCGGGCGCATCGAGGAGATGCTCGATCGGGTCGGCCTCTCCCGGCGCGCAGACCAGAAGGTGGCTGGCTTCTCTCAGGGGATGCGCCAACGTCTGGGCATCGCCCTGGCGATGCTCGAGAAACCTCGTCTGCTGGTACTCGATGAACCGACCAACGGTCTGGACCCTCAAGGCACCCGGGAGATCCGCGAACTCCTGCGCAGCATTCGTGATGATGGCGACACGACCGTGTTCCTCTCCAGTCATCTACTCGGCGAGATGGAACGCATCTGCGATCGGGTGGCCGTGATCTCCCAGGGACGGATGTTGCGGGAGGGCTCGCTCGACGAGTTGCTCGGGGCGGATGAGGGCGTCGTGGAGCTGGCGGTCGAGCCCGACCGGGACACGGAGGCTGCCGAGGTCTTGAAGCGTCGCTTCCAGCTCGAGCCCCGTCGGATCCGGCACGGCCAGCTCGAACTGGTCGTCGATGGTAGGGTCGGCGCTTCCGATGTGAACCGCGTGCTGGTCGAGGAGGGGCTCGCAGTGCGCGGCCTTCGCAGCCGTCGGCGCAGCCTCGAGCAGGTCTTCGTCGAACTGACCGGGGAGGCTTCGGACATCCAATGA
- a CDS encoding bleomycin resistance protein yields MLLGTVNHISITVSDLPVAMRFLGPILEFLGYESEGAGDGVGVPVVVSISARIGGAFNVWAARPEHASQPFEVYAPGLHHVALNVARHEQVDEIARLVRRLGGEITDGPGEFPYADGGYYAVYFLGPDRIKFEVVHMPELERAWRERALLDTHLIIEDD; encoded by the coding sequence ATGCTGCTCGGAACCGTCAACCACATCTCGATCACGGTCAGCGATCTCCCGGTGGCCATGAGATTCCTGGGCCCCATCCTCGAATTCCTGGGATACGAGTCGGAGGGCGCCGGGGACGGCGTGGGCGTCCCGGTCGTCGTCAGCATCTCAGCGCGGATCGGCGGGGCTTTCAACGTCTGGGCTGCCAGGCCCGAACATGCGAGCCAGCCGTTCGAGGTGTACGCACCCGGCCTCCACCATGTCGCCCTCAACGTGGCTCGTCATGAGCAGGTGGACGAAATCGCCCGCCTGGTTCGACGTCTCGGCGGGGAGATCACCGATGGGCCCGGCGAGTTCCCCTACGCGGATGGCGGCTACTACGCGGTCTATTTCCTCGGACCGGACCGCATCAAGTTCGAGGTGGTCCACATGCCGGAACTCGAACGGGCATGGCGAGAACGGGCGCTATTGGACACCCACCTCATCATCGAGGACGACTAG
- a CDS encoding GAF domain-containing protein — MTYEAFQGLQGSTDAVRVKPDPVQLFASAALVPGLVAVLPEGPSPRELPALDELPSGPAILVLDAHLLRSDGEAWLRALPPTWVLLACPGEPEQQASAAQRRFLTLPDTTPDSGWEDALRAAALHASGLAEMQRLEELRKQADRDLSELSSVGAALMQDRDPAHLLAQILTEARRVTSSDAGSLYLVEEGELHFRLTQNATLPELDQPDLRLAIDASSFAGRAGASGEILCIDDAYDLPADAPHRFDPRMDEVTGYKTGAVLVVPMKSPRGELVGVLQLINPAAGYYGERDRQMAAALSGQAAVSIENGRLRAEIEQLFDGFVRASVDAIDQRDPGTSGHSVRVADLSCTLASAVDRCDRGSLAGVSFDRKSIRELRYAALLHDFGKVFVSEQVLGKDRKLPRSREAEVFGRIARAREALETRFHRERADYLLSSGHDGFDAFEKNLVAALGEERLRLSHFEQAIRNANEPRILPEEAPAELRRVAAYRFLATGDGEQRLIDEDDIAFLGVARGSLTEEERQEIQSHVSYTHRFLAQIPWTRDLRGVEEIAWGHHEKLDGGGYPRGLSAGAIPVPTRLLTIVDIFDALTAADRPYKKALPLERALDVLQDEASRGRIDSQILAIFLGSRAWSVLAEKG, encoded by the coding sequence TTGACCTATGAGGCGTTTCAGGGCCTCCAGGGTTCGACCGATGCCGTACGGGTGAAGCCCGATCCCGTGCAGCTCTTCGCGTCCGCCGCCCTCGTTCCGGGCCTGGTCGCCGTTTTGCCCGAGGGCCCATCGCCTCGGGAGCTGCCGGCACTGGATGAGCTTCCAAGCGGGCCAGCCATCCTGGTGCTCGATGCGCATCTGCTGCGGTCGGACGGTGAAGCCTGGCTCCGGGCACTTCCGCCTACCTGGGTGCTTCTGGCCTGCCCGGGCGAGCCGGAACAGCAGGCCTCCGCAGCGCAGAGGCGGTTCCTCACCCTGCCCGATACGACACCCGATTCCGGCTGGGAGGACGCCCTGCGTGCAGCGGCGCTCCACGCTTCGGGCCTGGCCGAGATGCAACGTCTGGAAGAACTGCGCAAGCAGGCGGACCGGGATCTCTCAGAGCTTTCCTCCGTGGGCGCGGCACTGATGCAGGACAGGGATCCGGCACACCTGCTGGCCCAGATTCTCACCGAGGCGCGCCGGGTGACCTCCAGCGATGCCGGAAGCCTCTACCTGGTAGAGGAGGGCGAGCTGCACTTCCGGCTCACCCAGAACGCAACGCTGCCCGAACTGGACCAACCGGATCTCCGTCTGGCGATCGACGCCTCGAGCTTCGCGGGGCGGGCGGGGGCAAGCGGAGAAATCCTTTGCATCGACGATGCCTATGACCTGCCTGCAGATGCGCCGCATCGTTTCGATCCACGCATGGACGAGGTCACGGGCTACAAGACAGGCGCGGTTCTGGTCGTCCCCATGAAGAGCCCGCGAGGCGAACTGGTGGGCGTCCTCCAGTTGATCAACCCGGCCGCCGGGTACTACGGGGAACGGGACCGCCAGATGGCTGCTGCGTTGAGTGGCCAGGCCGCGGTCTCGATCGAAAATGGGCGCCTACGCGCGGAGATCGAGCAACTCTTCGACGGATTCGTGCGCGCCTCCGTCGATGCGATCGATCAACGCGACCCCGGAACATCCGGCCACTCCGTGCGAGTGGCCGATCTCAGCTGCACGCTCGCGTCCGCCGTCGATCGCTGCGATCGTGGAAGCCTGGCTGGCGTGAGCTTCGACCGGAAATCCATTCGCGAGCTTCGTTATGCCGCCTTGCTCCATGATTTCGGGAAGGTCTTCGTTTCGGAGCAGGTTCTCGGCAAGGATCGCAAGCTTCCTCGTTCCCGCGAAGCCGAGGTGTTCGGCCGCATCGCACGTGCACGCGAGGCATTGGAGACGCGCTTCCATCGGGAGCGTGCGGACTACCTGCTCTCCTCGGGCCACGATGGATTCGACGCTTTCGAGAAGAACCTCGTGGCAGCGCTGGGCGAGGAGCGTCTGCGTCTTTCCCATTTCGAACAGGCGATTCGGAACGCAAACGAACCGCGCATCCTGCCCGAAGAGGCCCCGGCGGAACTGCGAAGGGTCGCGGCCTATCGCTTCCTGGCAACCGGCGACGGCGAACAGCGCCTGATCGATGAGGATGACATCGCTTTCCTCGGCGTCGCTCGCGGAAGCCTGACGGAAGAAGAGCGCCAGGAGATCCAATCGCACGTCAGTTACACGCACCGCTTCCTGGCCCAGATCCCCTGGACCCGGGATCTGCGCGGAGTCGAAGAAATCGCCTGGGGCCACCATGAGAAGCTCGATGGCGGCGGCTATCCGCGAGGCCTCTCGGCCGGCGCGATTCCGGTCCCGACCCGGCTGCTGACGATCGTCGACATCTTCGATGCGCTCACCGCGGCGGATCGGCCCTACAAGAAGGCGCTGCCCCTCGAGCGGGCTCTCGACGTCCTTCAGGACGAGGCGAGCCGAGGGAGAATCGACTCCCAGATCCTGGCGATCTTCCTGGGGAGCCGGGCCTGGAGCGTCCTGGCGGAGAAAGGCTAG
- a CDS encoding aldehyde dehydrogenase family protein, with the protein MSETPQTAIAEISHAVARLRNAYDAGRTRPLAWRRQQLEGLKAMCTERADEFVEALRADFGKPPLEALMMDVSQGKTEAASALRNLKKWTRPERIGPVPLMGRTFVLREPLGVALIISPWNYPIGLLLSPLAGAIAAGNAVMLKPSEVTPHTSAALARYVPEYLDPEAIALVEGGVAETTALLEERFDHIFYTGNGHVGRIVMEAAAKNLTPVTLELGGKSPCLVDRDADIAITARRIAWGKFVNAGQTCIAPDYVLVHRDREEELVGALEAVTRGFYGDDPKAAPEFARVVNRRHHERLAKLLESGRPAFGGEADAEQNYIAPTVLRGVTADSPIMQEEIFGPILPILPVDDMDEAIRFVNERDKPLALYIFTKDDAVEEKVLQETSSGGACVNGTLMHIMDARAPFGGVGPSGQGAYHGRHSFETFSHRKTVMKRGFRFDLKLMYPPYSDRKRRIAQRFM; encoded by the coding sequence ATGAGCGAAACTCCCCAGACCGCGATCGCCGAGATCTCCCATGCCGTGGCGCGTTTGCGCAATGCCTACGATGCCGGCCGCACCCGCCCGTTGGCGTGGCGCCGCCAACAGCTCGAAGGCTTGAAGGCGATGTGCACCGAGCGGGCCGACGAATTCGTCGAGGCCCTGCGCGCGGACTTCGGCAAGCCGCCTCTCGAGGCACTCATGATGGACGTGTCCCAGGGGAAGACGGAGGCCGCCTCCGCGCTTCGAAACCTGAAGAAGTGGACGCGGCCCGAGCGGATCGGTCCGGTTCCGCTGATGGGGCGTACGTTCGTGCTACGCGAGCCGCTCGGCGTGGCGCTGATCATCTCGCCCTGGAACTACCCGATCGGCTTGTTGCTCTCTCCGCTGGCGGGGGCGATTGCTGCGGGCAATGCGGTGATGCTGAAGCCCTCGGAAGTCACACCCCATACCTCGGCTGCGCTTGCTCGCTATGTGCCGGAGTATCTCGATCCGGAAGCGATCGCTCTCGTCGAAGGCGGCGTCGCCGAGACGACAGCACTCCTCGAAGAACGTTTCGACCACATCTTCTATACCGGGAATGGGCACGTCGGCCGCATCGTGATGGAAGCTGCGGCGAAGAACCTGACGCCGGTCACCCTGGAACTCGGCGGAAAGAGCCCGTGCCTGGTCGATCGGGACGCGGATATCGCGATCACCGCGCGGCGCATTGCCTGGGGGAAGTTCGTCAATGCGGGACAGACCTGCATTGCCCCGGACTACGTGCTCGTCCACCGGGATCGTGAAGAGGAGTTGGTGGGCGCGCTCGAGGCCGTCACCCGCGGATTCTACGGAGACGATCCCAAGGCCGCTCCGGAATTCGCGCGGGTGGTGAACCGCCGCCACCACGAACGCCTCGCAAAGCTCCTCGAGAGTGGTCGCCCCGCCTTCGGCGGAGAGGCCGATGCCGAGCAGAACTACATTGCGCCGACCGTGCTGCGTGGCGTCACCGCCGATTCCCCGATCATGCAGGAAGAGATCTTCGGTCCGATCCTGCCGATCCTGCCCGTGGACGACATGGACGAGGCGATCCGCTTCGTGAACGAGCGGGACAAGCCGCTGGCCCTCTACATCTTTACCAAGGACGACGCCGTGGAGGAGAAGGTCTTGCAGGAGACCAGTTCCGGCGGCGCCTGTGTGAATGGCACGCTCATGCACATCATGGATGCGAGAGCGCCCTTCGGCGGTGTCGGCCCGAGTGGACAGGGTGCCTATCACGGCAGGCATAGCTTCGAGACGTTCAGTCATCGCAAGACGGTGATGAAGCGTGGCTTCCGCTTCGACCTGAAGCTGATGTACCCGCCGTATAGCGATCGGAAGCGGAGGATCGCGCAGCGGTTCATGTAG
- a CDS encoding fatty acid--CoA ligase family protein, whose protein sequence is MNAVSNFRPSSLGTIPRLVQDSASRFAERPAFEGDGHELRFDELGELALRSARAFMAAGIQPGDRVAVWAPNQLEWVLAAVGLQSAGGVLVPMNTRFKASEAGYQLRKSGARMVFTVDEFLGERYAEMVASQELPALEGIVLFSGAHPKAETWETFLSGGDAVTERQARERIDAAAATDLADIMFTSGTTGNPKGVMTTHEQNLRAFESWSEVVGLRAGDRYLVVNPFFHTFGYKAGWLSCIMRGVTCLPHKVFDVPEVLRRVGEERISALPGVPSLYQSILMHPDRGKCDLSHLRLAVTGAAPTPVELIRRMRDELGFETVITGYGLTESTGIATMCRDGDAPEIIANSSGRAIPDVEVRCVDDEGKEVPRGKPGEVVVRGYNVMQGYFEDEEETRKTIDAEGWLHTGDIGVMDEQGYLDITDRKKDMFIMGGFNCYPAEIEALLFEHPQIAQVAVLGIPDERMGEVGQAFVVPEPGTAPSPEELRIWCREHMANYKVPRRIELIDELPMNATGKVQKFILRERALGGAAEPS, encoded by the coding sequence GTGAACGCAGTCAGCAACTTCCGTCCTTCTTCTCTTGGCACGATCCCGCGGCTGGTTCAGGATTCGGCGTCGCGGTTCGCCGAGCGGCCGGCGTTCGAGGGCGACGGCCACGAGCTGCGTTTCGACGAGTTGGGCGAGCTTGCGCTGCGCAGCGCCCGGGCGTTCATGGCGGCCGGCATCCAGCCGGGAGACCGGGTGGCCGTCTGGGCGCCCAATCAGCTCGAATGGGTGCTGGCGGCCGTGGGGCTTCAATCGGCCGGTGGCGTTCTGGTGCCGATGAACACGCGCTTCAAGGCTTCGGAAGCCGGGTATCAGTTGCGCAAGAGCGGTGCACGCATGGTGTTCACCGTCGACGAATTCCTCGGTGAACGTTACGCGGAGATGGTGGCGAGCCAGGAACTGCCGGCACTCGAAGGCATCGTGCTCTTCTCGGGTGCGCATCCGAAAGCCGAAACCTGGGAGACCTTTCTCTCCGGCGGCGATGCTGTCACGGAACGCCAGGCTCGCGAGCGCATCGACGCCGCGGCGGCGACCGATCTTGCGGACATCATGTTCACCTCGGGAACGACCGGGAACCCGAAGGGAGTGATGACGACCCATGAGCAGAACCTGCGAGCATTCGAGTCGTGGAGTGAAGTCGTCGGCCTGCGGGCTGGAGACCGCTACCTGGTGGTGAACCCCTTCTTCCACACGTTCGGATACAAGGCGGGCTGGCTCTCGTGCATCATGCGGGGCGTCACCTGCCTGCCCCACAAGGTCTTCGACGTGCCGGAGGTGCTCCGACGGGTAGGGGAGGAGCGGATCAGTGCACTTCCCGGTGTGCCGTCACTCTACCAGTCGATCCTGATGCATCCGGATCGGGGAAAGTGCGACCTCTCGCATCTGCGGCTTGCCGTAACGGGTGCGGCCCCGACGCCCGTCGAGCTGATCCGGCGCATGCGTGACGAGCTGGGCTTCGAAACCGTGATCACCGGCTACGGCCTCACCGAATCGACCGGCATAGCAACCATGTGTCGCGATGGTGATGCCCCGGAGATCATCGCCAACAGTTCCGGCCGCGCGATCCCCGATGTCGAGGTGCGCTGTGTCGACGACGAAGGCAAGGAGGTGCCCCGGGGCAAGCCGGGAGAAGTGGTCGTGCGCGGCTACAACGTCATGCAGGGCTACTTCGAGGACGAAGAGGAGACGCGCAAGACGATCGATGCGGAGGGCTGGCTGCACACCGGTGATATCGGCGTGATGGATGAGCAGGGCTATCTCGATATCACGGATCGCAAGAAGGACATGTTCATCATGGGAGGCTTCAACTGCTACCCGGCGGAGATCGAAGCGCTGTTGTTCGAGCACCCGCAGATCGCCCAGGTGGCGGTGCTGGGCATTCCCGATGAACGCATGGGCGAGGTCGGGCAGGCCTTCGTCGTCCCCGAGCCCGGCACCGCGCCCTCTCCCGAAGAGCTTCGCATCTGGTGCCGCGAACACATGGCCAACTACAAGGTGCCGCGCCGGATCGAACTCATCGATGAGCTGCCGATGAACGCGACGGGGAAAGTCCAGAAGTTCATTCTGCGCGAGCGAGCCCTGGGAGGCGCCGCGGAGCCCTCATGA